One stretch of Thalassovita sp. DNA includes these proteins:
- the gltX gene encoding glutamate--tRNA ligase produces the protein MTVTRFAPSPTGYIHVGNLRTALMNYLIAKKAGGKFILRIDDTDPERSKEEYVDQIQRDLEWLGLEWDVMERQSLRLDRYAEAADKLREMGRFYEAFETPTELDLKRKKQLNMGKPPVYDRAALALSDDEKDALRAERGNGVWRFKLDHQRIEWTDGVLGDISIDAASVSDPVLIRADGQVLYTIASIVDDTEMGVTNVVRGSDHVTNTATQIQMIQALGGTVPAFAHHSLLTGPQGEALSKRLGTLAIKDLREQGVEPLALLSQMARLGSSDPVELRSSMAELAEGFDINKFGSAPTKFDVQDLFPLTGHYLQTLPFDAVKDEIAEIGVPADLAEQFWTVTRDNITVRGDLKGWWTLFSEGAEPEIADEDKEFIAEAMKLLPEGPFDGDTWKSWTMAVKEATGRKGKGLFMPLRKALTGQGHGPDMGDVMPLLQVVKARG, from the coding sequence ATGACCGTTACCCGTTTTGCCCCTTCGCCAACAGGCTACATCCATGTTGGCAACCTGCGCACCGCGCTGATGAACTATCTGATCGCCAAAAAGGCGGGCGGCAAGTTCATTCTGCGCATCGATGACACCGACCCGGAGCGGTCGAAGGAAGAGTATGTCGACCAGATCCAACGCGATCTGGAATGGCTGGGGCTGGAGTGGGACGTGATGGAGCGCCAGTCGCTGCGTCTGGACCGCTATGCCGAAGCGGCTGACAAGCTGCGTGAGATGGGCCGCTTCTATGAGGCGTTTGAAACCCCGACTGAGCTGGACCTGAAGCGCAAGAAACAGCTGAACATGGGCAAGCCGCCGGTTTATGACCGCGCCGCGCTGGCCCTGTCGGACGATGAGAAAGACGCCCTGCGCGCGGAGCGTGGCAATGGCGTGTGGCGCTTCAAGCTGGACCATCAGCGGATTGAATGGACCGATGGTGTTCTGGGCGACATCTCGATTGATGCGGCCTCGGTGTCTGATCCGGTGCTGATCCGGGCTGATGGTCAGGTGCTCTACACCATTGCCTCGATCGTGGATGACACTGAAATGGGTGTGACCAATGTTGTGCGTGGCTCCGACCATGTGACCAACACCGCGACCCAAATCCAGATGATCCAGGCGCTGGGCGGCACGGTTCCGGCCTTTGCCCACCATTCGCTGCTGACCGGCCCGCAGGGTGAGGCGCTGTCAAAACGTCTGGGCACTTTGGCGATCAAGGATCTGCGCGAACAGGGGGTGGAGCCGCTGGCGCTGCTCAGCCAAATGGCGCGTCTGGGCTCCTCTGATCCGGTCGAACTGCGGTCCTCGATGGCGGAACTGGCAGAAGGCTTTGACATCAACAAATTCGGCTCCGCGCCGACCAAGTTTGATGTGCAGGATCTGTTCCCGCTGACCGGGCATTATCTGCAGACCCTGCCGTTTGACGCGGTGAAGGATGAGATTGCCGAAATCGGTGTGCCGGCGGATCTGGCGGAACAGTTCTGGACCGTGACCCGTGACAACATCACCGTGCGCGGTGACCTCAAAGGCTGGTGGACCCTGTTCAGCGAAGGTGCAGAGCCTGAGATCGCGGATGAGGACAAGGAATTCATTGCCGAGGCAATGAAACTGCTGCCCGAAGGCCCGTTTGACGGGGACACCTGGAAAAGCTGGACCATGGCCGTGAAAGAGGCCACTGGCCGCAAAGGCAAAGGTCTGTTCATGCCGCTGCGCAAGGCGCTGACCGGTCAGGGCCATGGGCCCGACATGGGCGATGTGATGCCGCTGCTGCAGGTGGTCAAGGCGCGCGGCTAA
- a CDS encoding Rrf2 family transcriptional regulator, with the protein MRITKRTNIAIRILMFCAANDGRLVTKSEIADRCNASENHLAQVINQLGQLGFLRTQRGRNGGLMLGRKAAEIRIGDVFRSLEASVPLAECFADVDNTCPLVEACRLRLALADAAEAFFAHLDEVSLESLVCGNDRLLEILSPATCRA; encoded by the coding sequence ATGCGTATTACCAAACGAACCAACATTGCGATCCGTATTCTGATGTTTTGCGCCGCCAATGACGGTCGCTTGGTGACAAAATCGGAAATCGCCGACAGGTGCAATGCCTCGGAAAACCATTTGGCGCAGGTCATCAATCAATTGGGTCAGCTGGGCTTCCTGCGCACGCAACGCGGTCGCAACGGCGGGCTGATGCTGGGCCGCAAGGCCGCGGAGATTCGCATCGGCGATGTGTTTCGTTCGCTGGAGGCCTCGGTGCCGCTGGCGGAGTGTTTTGCCGATGTCGACAACACCTGTCCGCTGGTCGAGGCCTGCCGCCTGCGGCTGGCCCTGGCAGATGCCGCCGAGGCGTTTTTTGCCCATCTTGATGAGGTCTCCCTCGAATCGCTGGTGTGCGGCAATGACCGCCTGCTGGAGATCCTCAGCCCCGCAACTTGTCGCGCCTGA
- a CDS encoding MBL fold metallo-hydrolase: MPLTSPYISRRHLLLAGAALPVAGALSPSPAFAAAEMLGAATPKFNRFKLGEMEVTTLLAGTRTVEEPQKIFGMNVSAADFAQASDMANIPTDKAQFFFTPTIVNTGSELVLFDTGLNGAGIAAAVTAAGYTPDQVDVVVITHMHGDHIGGLLTDGVATFPNARYVTGSTEFDHWAGAENERFEGNVRPLAEQMAMIGDGDSPASGITAMAAFGHTPGHMTYMLESGGKQLLIAADFANHYVWSLGYPDWEVRFDMDKAAAAQTRRKVLSMLAADRVPFIGYHMPFPGMGYVEPRGDGFHYTAASYQHML, from the coding sequence ATGCCCCTGACGTCCCCGTATATTTCGCGCCGCCATCTGTTGCTGGCCGGCGCCGCCCTGCCCGTTGCAGGCGCGCTGTCCCCCTCGCCTGCGTTTGCCGCAGCTGAAATGCTGGGCGCCGCGACGCCCAAATTCAACCGTTTCAAGCTGGGCGAGATGGAGGTCACAACCCTCCTGGCCGGCACCCGCACCGTGGAAGAGCCGCAAAAGATCTTTGGCATGAACGTCAGTGCCGCGGACTTTGCCCAAGCCTCGGACATGGCGAACATCCCCACCGATAAGGCGCAGTTTTTCTTCACCCCCACCATCGTCAACACCGGCAGTGAGCTGGTGCTGTTTGACACCGGCCTCAATGGTGCGGGCATCGCTGCCGCTGTCACCGCCGCTGGCTATACGCCGGATCAGGTGGATGTGGTGGTGATCACCCATATGCATGGCGATCATATCGGTGGCCTGCTGACCGATGGCGTCGCCACCTTCCCCAATGCCCGCTATGTGACCGGATCGACCGAATTTGACCACTGGGCCGGGGCTGAAAACGAACGCTTCGAAGGCAACGTGCGCCCGCTGGCCGAACAGATGGCGATGATCGGCGATGGCGACAGCCCGGCCTCGGGCATCACCGCGATGGCAGCCTTTGGCCATACACCGGGCCATATGACCTATATGCTGGAGTCTGGTGGCAAACAGCTGCTGATCGCGGCGGATTTTGCCAACCACTATGTCTGGTCGCTGGGCTACCCCGATTGGGAGGTGCGTTTTGACATGGACAAAGCCGCTGCCGCCCAGACCCGCCGCAAGGTGTTGTCGATGCTGGCCGCAGACCGCGTGCCCTTTATCGGCTACCACATGCCCTTCCCCGGCATGGGCTATGTCGAACCCCGCGGCGACGGTTTCCACTACACCGCAGCCAGCTATCAGCACATGCTCTGA
- a CDS encoding DUF1801 domain-containing protein, translating into MANKTQPHDLNPRDFLATVEPVKRREDGLVLLDLFPRVTGFPPVMWGASIIGYGRYHYRYQSGREGDFLATGFSPRKANLSIYIMPGYQDYSEILNRLGKHKLGKSCLYVNKLADIDLEVLAELIRTGLQDLDRIWPVQPA; encoded by the coding sequence ATGGCCAATAAAACCCAACCCCATGATCTGAACCCGCGTGATTTCCTTGCGACTGTGGAACCTGTGAAACGGCGTGAAGATGGCTTGGTTCTGCTGGACCTGTTCCCGCGCGTCACCGGATTCCCGCCCGTCATGTGGGGGGCGTCGATCATTGGCTATGGCCGCTATCATTACCGGTATCAGTCGGGGCGTGAGGGTGATTTCCTGGCCACCGGGTTCAGCCCGCGCAAGGCGAACCTGTCGATCTATATCATGCCGGGCTATCAGGATTACTCAGAAATCCTAAACCGGTTGGGCAAACACAAGCTGGGCAAGTCCTGCCTCTATGTGAACAAGCTGGCGGATATTGATCTGGAGGTTCTGGCGGAGTTGATCCGGACTGGGCTGCAGGATCTGGACCGGATCTGGCCGGTCCAGCCTGCGTGA
- a CDS encoding gamma-glutamylcyclotransferase family protein, with protein sequence MANAFFFGYGSLVNRKTHVYEDAHRAKVQGWRRAWRHTALRPIAFLTGVPAPDSAIEGLIAGVPGNDWAALDEREFAYDRVALTEALDHPLPARPEVAIYAIPEGKHGAPDRRHPVLLSYLDVVVQGYLQEFGADGVADFFATTDGWDAPILDDRAAPYYPRHQVLNAKERSLVDQMLVLVGATPMHLEGTELAEFEAALQFGGRS encoded by the coding sequence ATGGCAAATGCATTTTTCTTTGGCTACGGCTCCCTCGTGAACCGCAAAACCCACGTCTATGAGGATGCCCATCGCGCCAAAGTGCAGGGCTGGCGGCGGGCCTGGCGCCATACTGCACTGCGTCCGATTGCCTTTTTGACCGGGGTACCCGCGCCCGACAGCGCCATTGAAGGGCTGATTGCTGGGGTGCCGGGCAATGACTGGGCGGCGCTGGACGAACGCGAATTTGCCTATGACCGGGTGGCGTTGACTGAGGCGCTGGATCACCCGCTGCCGGCACGTCCCGAAGTGGCGATTTATGCGATCCCTGAGGGCAAACATGGCGCCCCGGATCGCCGCCATCCGGTTCTGCTGAGCTACCTTGATGTGGTGGTGCAGGGCTATCTGCAGGAATTTGGCGCAGACGGCGTTGCTGACTTCTTTGCCACCACAGACGGCTGGGACGCGCCGATCCTGGATGACCGCGCCGCGCCTTACTACCCCCGCCATCAGGTGCTGAATGCAAAAGAGCGCAGTCTGGTGGATCAGATGCTGGTGCTGGTCGGGGCCACACCAATGCATCTGGAGGGCACCGAACTGGCGGAATTTGAAGCCGCCCTGCAGTTTGGTGGCCGCAGCTGA
- a CDS encoding cyclic nucleotide-binding/CBS domain-containing protein: MKKLRTVSQIIRKRRLFCVSPDDMARQACKIMTNRKLGALPVIDDNGTLVGVISERDIVRRCIGGKRKTVRTAIREVMTPDPIVAKSDDTIVVAIAVMMQNQIRNLPVVENGVVIGMICMREVVTELSTLAVQNFGLAGIVQDTELQVAERV; the protein is encoded by the coding sequence ATGAAGAAACTAAGAACCGTCTCGCAGATTATTCGCAAACGTCGCCTTTTCTGTGTGTCGCCCGACGACATGGCCCGTCAGGCCTGTAAAATCATGACAAACCGCAAACTGGGCGCGCTGCCGGTCATTGATGACAACGGCACCCTGGTTGGCGTGATCTCCGAGCGTGACATCGTGCGCCGCTGCATTGGTGGCAAACGCAAAACCGTTCGCACCGCGATCCGTGAGGTAATGACCCCGGATCCCATCGTTGCCAAATCCGATGACACCATCGTGGTGGCCATCGCGGTGATGATGCAGAACCAGATCCGCAACCTGCCGGTTGTTGAAAACGGTGTGGTCATTGGCATGATCTGCATGCGCGAAGTGGTGACCGAGCTGTCGACCCTGGCCGTGCAGAACTTCGGCCTGGCCGGCATCGTTCAAGACACTGAACTGCAGGTCGCTGAGCGCGTCTGA